One stretch of Castor canadensis chromosome 14, mCasCan1.hap1v2, whole genome shotgun sequence DNA includes these proteins:
- the Gatad2a gene encoding transcriptional repressor p66-alpha isoform X6, giving the protein MKPERRPPSPDVIVLSDNEQPSSPRVNGLTKVALKETSTEALLKSSPEERERMIKQLKEELRLEEAKLVLLKKLRQSQIQKEATVQKPAGAGSAVTTPPPLVRGTQNIPAGKTSLQTSSTRMPGSVIPPPLVRGGQQVSSKLGPQTSSQVVMPPLVRGAQQIHSIRQHSATGPPPLLLAPRASVPSVQIQGQRIIQQGLIRVANVPNTSLLVNIPQPTAASLKGTTAASAQANSTPTSVASVVTSGESPASRQAAAKLALRKQLEKTLLEIPPPKPPAPEMNFLPSAANNEFIYLVGLEEVVQNLLETQAGRMSAAAAVLSREPYMCAQCKTDFTCRWREEKGGAVMCENCMTSNQKKALKVEHTSRLKAAFVKALQQEQEIEQRLLQQGAGAAPAAAKAEPATAPHPALKQVIKPRRKLAFRSGEARDWSNGAVLQASSQLSRGSATTPRGVLHTFSQSPKLQNAASATALVSRTGRHSDRAAGTGKGTSNWKKTPLSSGGTLAFVSPSLAVHKTSSAVDRQREYLLDMIPPRSIPQSATWK; this is encoded by the exons ATGAAACCTGAGAGGAGACCCCCCTCGCCCGATGTGATCGTGCTATCTGACAACGAGCAACCCTCCAGCCCACGAGTTAACGGGCTGACCAAGGTGGCCTTGAAGGAGACCAGCACTGAGGCGCTTCTG AAAAGTAGTCCAGAAGAGCGGGAGAGGATGATCAAACAGTTGAAGGAAGAGCTGAGACTAGAGGAAGCAAAGCTTGTCTTGCTGAAGAAGCTGCGGCAGAGTCAAATCCAGAAGGAAGCCACTGTGCAGAAG CCGGCGGGCGCCGGGAGTGCTGTAACCACCCCTCCCCCGCTTGTGCGGGGCACCCAGAACATTCCTGCCGGCAAGACATCCCTTCAG ACCTCTTCAACCCGAATGCCCGGCAGTGTCATCCCGCCACCCCTGGTACGCGGTGGGCAGCAGGTGTCCTCTAAGCTGGGGCCTCAGACCAGCTCACAAGTTGTCATGCCCCCACTTGTCAGGGGTGCCCAG CAAATCCACAGCATCAGGCAGCATTCCGCAACTGGGCCACCACCCCTCCTCCTGGCCCCCCGGGCCTCTGTGCCCAGCGTGCAAATTCAGGGACAGAGAATCATCCAGCAGGGACTCATTCGTGTGGCCAACGTTCCCAACACCAGTCTGCTCGTCAACATCCCGCAG CCCACGGCAGCATCACTGAAGGGGACGACGGCCGCCTCTGCTCAGGCCAACTCCACCCCCACCAGTGTGGCCTCTGTGGTCACCTCTGGTGAGTCTCCAGCAAGCCGGCAGGCCGCTGCCAAGCTCGCCCTGCGCAAGCAGCTGGAGAAGACGCTGCTGGAGATCCCGCCGCCCAAACCCCCCGCCCCGGAGATGAACTTCCTGCCCAGTGCCGCCAACAATGAGTTCATCTACCTGGTGGGACTGGAGGAGGTGGTGCAGAACCTACTGGAGACGCAAG CAGGCAGGATGTCGGCCGCGGCCGCCGTGCTGTCGAGGGAGCCCTACATGTGCGCACAGTGCAAGACGGACTTCACGTGCCGCTGGCGGGAGGAGAAGGGTGGAGCCGTCATGTGCGAGAACTGCATGACGTCCAACCAGAAGAAGGCCCTCAAGGTAGAGCACACCAGCCGCCTGAAGGCCGCCTTCGTGAAGGCCCTGCAGCAGGAGCAGGAGATCGAGCAGCGCCTGCTGCAGCAGGGGGCTGGTGCGGCCCCCGCCGCCGCCAAGGCTGAGCCTGCCACTGCCCCACACCCCGCGCTGAAGCAG GTCATAAAACCCCGGCGTAAGTTGGCGTTCCGCTCAGGAGAGGCCCGCGACTGGAGTAACGGGGCTGTGCTACAG GCCTCCAGCCAGCTGTCCCGGGGCTCGGCCACAACGCCCCGTGGAGTCCTGCACACCTTCAGTCAGTCACCCAAACTGCAGAATGCAGCCTCCGCCACGGCCCTGGTCAGCAGGACCGGCAGACATTCCGACAGAGCAGCCGGCACTGGCAAGGGCACCTCCAACTGGAAGAAGACACCCCTGAGCTCAG GTGGGACCCTTGCCTTCGTCAGCCCGAGCTTGGCGGTGCACAAGACCTCCTCAGCCGTGGACCGGCAGCGAGAATACCTCCTGGACATGATCCCGCCACGCTCCATCCCCCAGTCGGCCACCTGGAAATAG
- the Tssk6 gene encoding testis-specific serine/threonine-protein kinase 6: MSGDKLLSELGYKLGRTIGEGSYSKVKVATSKKYKGTVAIKVVDRRRAPPDFVNKFLPRELSILRGVRHPHIVHVFEFIEVCNGKLYIVMEAAATDLLQAVQRNGRIPGAQARDLFAQIAGAVRYLHDHHLVHRDLKCENVLLSPDERRVKLTDFGFGRQAHGYPDLSTTYCGSAAYASPEVLLGIPYDPKKYDVWSLGVVLYVMVTGCMPFDDSDIAGLPRRQKRGVLYPEGLELSERCKSLIAELLQFSPSARPSAGQVARNGWLRSGDSG; encoded by the coding sequence ATGTCGGGCGACAAACTCTTGAGCGAACTCGGCTATAAGCTGGGTCGCACGATAGGTGAGGGCAGCTACTCCAAGGTGAAGGTGGCCACCTCCAAGAAGTACAAAGGTACGGTGGCCATCAAGGTGGTGGACCGGCGGCGAGCGCCCCCGGACTTCGTCAACAAGTTCCTGCCGCGAGAGCTGTCCATCCTGCGGGGTGTACGGCACCCGCACATCGTGCACGTCTTCGAGTTCATCGAAGTGTGCAACGGGAAGCTGTACATCGTGATGGAGGCGGCGGCCACCGACCTGCTGCAGGCCGTGCAGCGCAACGGGCGCATCCCCGGGGCGCAGGCGCGCGACCTCTTCGCGCAGATCGCGGGCGCCGTGCGCTACCTGCACGACCACCACCTGGTGCACCGCGACCTCAAGTGCGAGAACGTGTTGCTGAGTCCTGACGAGCGCCGCGTCAAGCTCACCGACTTCGGCTTCGGCCGGCAGGCGCACGGCTACCCCGACCTGAGCACCACCTACTGCGGCTCGGCCGCCTATGCGTCGCCCGAGGTGCTCCTGGGCATCCCCTACGACCCCAAAAAGTACGACGTGTGGAGCCTGGGCGTGGTGCTCTACGTCATGGTCACCGGGTGCATGCCCTTCGACGACTCGGACATCGCTGGCCTGCCGCGGCGCCAGAAGCGCGGCGTGCTCTACCCCGAAGGCCTCGAGCTGTCCGAGCGCTGCAAGTCCCTGATCGCCGAGTTGCTACAGTTCAGCCCATCCGCCAGGCCCTCGGCGGGCCAGGTCGCGCGCAACGGCTGGCTGCGCTCGGGGGACTCCGGTTAG